CTCTACTCTACAATTACACACCAAATAacacatagtttttttttttttttttgtaactgaaataACACATAGTTCTCACCTTCATTTGTCATAGAATCCATCACTGTCATGTATCGCTTAATCTTCGACTCGCTTTCTCCTTCCGGCATCATTTGGGCACTCATTCCAGGCAGCATTGAGTAAAACTGCACAGCAAAGACCTCACTTTGTGTTACCATCAGCACAGCGTAATGCTCAGAGTATTATTTGACAAGAAAATGTCACCTGGTTAAGTGGCCCGGAGTTGAGACAACTCTGGTACTGGTCGTACATCATTCTCATTGAAAAGTTACCCTTTGAGATCTTTTCCAAATATTCAGCCTGTTGATCTTTAGGTACAACGTCTTGTAGTTTATCTACCAATCCAGACAAATCACCCATTCCTGTTGTACATAAACAATACTATCAAAATTCTGAGTCAACAACCCACGAAGAGTCTTTGATTACTCCTCCATCAATGCCATGAAATTTACCTAAGAGACGTCTGACAAATGGTTTGACGTCAAAGACTTCAAACTGATTCATATGCTCTCCTGTTCCAATGAATATCACAGGGCTTTTTGTAGCTGCGACACTAATAAGATAAAAAGTTTAGATCAAAATCACTTGTCGAAAGCTCAAAAGAGAGTCATATCGACCATTTAAATTACATAGGACGGTGACTTACGCGCTAAGAGCACCACCACCCTTGGCATGGCCATCCATCTTAGTAATAATCACAGCTCCCACAGCAACACTTTGCTTAAATGCTTGAGCTTGATCAAACGCAGCTTGACCAATACTGCTATCCATAACAAATATAACAAGATCGGGTTTCTGCAAAgcgacaaaagaaaaaaaacaagatcaGCGCTGGAAgccaacaacaaaaaaaagaagaaaaacataaagacttcaaacaaaaaaaagaaaaaaattaagagagCAGACCGTTGCTTCCGCAACTTGACGCATCTCTTCAAAGAGAGAAGCTTCTTGTTTATGGCGACCACTGGTATCAACAATAATAAGatcacatttttcttttttgaacctATCAACTCCCTCAACAGCAATTTTCACAGGATCGGATTCAGTGTAGCTGCAAAGAATCACACCACATTTCATGAGCTCATAATCCATCCAAGAAGGCACAAACAAGGGATCTCATAAACTCAACAAAAAGGGTACCTTCCATAAAAGGGGATCTTAGCCTTAGTGGCATTCTGTTTCAGCTGGTCAAAAGCGCCCGCCCTGTAAGTATCCGCACACACTAGACCTGGTTTGTACCCTTTCTTCTGATGATAATAAGCATACTTTGTACACGTGGTGGTTTTTCCAGCACCTAAAAGCTTTAACAGTGAAGACCATTTACAAGCAAATCTCAAATCAACCAcggacaaaaaaaagaacagcaTCTTACAAAGACCACCTCACCTTGTAATCCGACAAACATAACAATACTAGGTTTGGCCTTTTTGGGGGCAAAGGCAGGCTTTCCCGGATCAAGCATCTTACATAGTTCACCGAAAATAGCCTGAGAAAGAGAAAAGAATCAAGAGagataaaattacaaaaaaaaaaaacatggatcCATGATATAGAACTGGAGAATCTAGGGTAAAAAACAAACCTGCTCGATGATCCGGCGCTTGTTGTGGCCGGCAGCTAGATGCTGGAGGTTGACGATCTTCTTAATATTGGTCTGCATCTCCTTGACAAGGGAAAACGAAACATCAGACTGAAGCAGAGCACGAGTGATCTCGTTCAAGCATTCATTCATAGCCTTCTCGTCGATGACTGTCACGTTGCGCATCTGATGTATAGCGTGTGTAATACGCCCTCCGAGCTCCGCCAACACCATATTTTCCTGGTCTGTATCTCAACGAAGATTCAGTGATTTAGAAATATCTTCGGGAAAAAGTATCAGTTTGAGGACTCAGGGCTTTAAGTCTCCCGGTATTTATAAGAGCGATGGACAAGGgggattttattattttataattctatGAAAACCGATGCGCGTAAAAAAGCCCAATTGGACCAATGGGCCACATGATTTAAACAGCTACGTAATGCTATTAGTCTTGATTGGGCCCATTAAAGTAAACCATGTATTAAAGAGTATGTTTAGGCGATATAAAGAGAAGAGCTTAGTCATGGATTGTGcctacaacaaaaaaaaaatcacatgtTTTGGTGTAACCTgtttaaatatgaaaaactcTATGTATAGATGACGCAGATTTGTGCTgtcgaaaaaaaaaagatgaggcTGATTTGCATATTTAAaggaacaaacaaacaaaaagaggaACTTGTTTGTAACTTTGTTTATACTTTCACTAGTTGAGTACTTTATATCAATGACTATACAAACACATGGTTAGTTTCCCGTTTCCTACTGTTGTGCATGGACTATATGAGTTGATAAGAAGACAAAATTTCCAAGAATGTAAATCAGCAGCACGCAGATTCAGCATCGCAGCTTTTAGTTTTACTCTCAAATGTGTAAGCTCTCAACTAGATGATGATCCTGATCCCTTCAGAGAAACTGTCGGGTACTGCTTTTTTAGCTTCTTCTGCTCTCCAAACTGGTGTATGGCGTCTTGAATCCCTGCAAATGCGACCACAAACTCTGCTGTATCTGTTTGATTCAGCAGCTTCTTCATCACCAGTTCCAACACTTTATACCTGCACATCACATATAGCTTGATTCATACTCTCTCCTATCTGCTATTCAAAACTTTCACTTAACTCAACCGGACTATAAGACAATTTAACATTCCTTTGCTTTTAGTTCATCACTAACGTTCCTTTTCCTTGTGATGGAGAGAGTAAAGCAAAACCTGAGTCGTTGTGCCTTTGAGAGGACTTTATTGATGTTTCCAAACAGCTCCTGCACAGAACCTAGAGCTTCTTCACCCGACTGAGCATTGCAGAGCGGTGAAAAGGGGAGGTGGAGAACACACGTGGCCTGGATTTCTGCATACTCCTCATCAATCACAGCCTCCTCAATACGAATCTCACGGGTAAACTGAGAGAGCACACGTTCACTCGActcagagagagagaagttgGGGTTCTGAGCAGCCAGTATACGGAGAATGTCAAGAATGGAAGTGGGACGCCAGTCTCCAAGCCAAGACACAGCAGCCAGCTCATGAGGGGGTATCCAGGTGGGCATGAGAAGGTTAGAGACATCCTTCAAGGAGGTTGAAACCATGGACTTGAAGTAATGCGACTGGTATCTGCTCAGCTGTTCTTCAATCAGTTCGTCAAGTTCCCACCTGGATTTAAGCTCCTTGTCTAGTCTCGCAGCTATGATGTTCTGTTCTTGCCTCCACAGTTCGTACAAGTCTCCAGGTGATTCGTCATCTAAGCAAATTAGAGATAATCATGCTTGTAAGCTCAGTTAAACAGATAGCATTATTACAATGCAATTAGTAAAAGTTTTTAACCCATCTATCTacataaataaatcaaaaaccaCATAGTTTAGAATGAAGCTTCTTGCGTGCGGATACCTTTTCTAGAAGAGTCGTGGTGGTGGTGAGATCTCCAGGAGTGGTGTCTTTCAGAAGAACCACCGGCTTTACTAGCAGCGTATCTCTCCAGATCATCCCATGAAACTGATTCCACAATGTGTGTGGTTTCCTCCAATCCATTCTCTTCACTACACATCGCCAGTAATACACACCAATAAGCTAATATGCGTAAGCACAAACTCTCAAGATCATGCAATTTGGTATCAATCCACATATGAACTCTAAGAAATTATGTAAAATCGTAGTTATACATCTAATCAAATGCgaaagaaaaccctaaatcgaaGCAATTGCATCATGGGAACACAGAATCACCAAACAAAACTCGACACAAAAAATTACGAGCGATCACGTTCGACTAATACAGAGAAGAGAACGAAATACGGAAGAGAAGATACTAACCATCGCGCCACCTCCATTGCTCTCCGTCGTCTTCACGCTTCTTCTGCAGCACTGCTTTCTTTCCCGCCTTCTTGGATCCACTTTCTTCCGCGGATGCGAGGTAAGAAGAGATAACTGAACTTAAGAAAGTAAAACAAAACAGACAGGTCGGGGGTATTATAGTCATTAACCATACTAGGCCGCGCGCTAAGGCCCAATATGTTATAAACTAAACTGGGCCGAGCTCTAAGAGACCCAACTTTTCTCAGTTCCTTTTTTCCCCCCGTTGAATGCAGCTAAATACGAAAAATATCTCATCGAGACCTGCTGAATTGCCAGGTGTTGCATGTCACGAGTAAGGATCAATGGCCACGTTGGTTTCTAGATCCTTGTCCTAATCCATAAACTTCAAAAGTCGAGCCAGACATCCGACAACACTTTAAAACGTTCGAGAACCAACACGTTACACTCACTTTCACAGACttcccacacacacacacacactagtTCGCAATGCAACACGAGAAGAGCAAAGAGGAGGATCACAGCCGCTTGATCAACATCACGGCGAAAGATCTAACGGCCAGAAACCGAAGGCTAGTCGAGGTTCCTTACACGGCAACACTGTCCCACGCAATGA
The Raphanus sativus cultivar WK10039 chromosome 1, ASM80110v3, whole genome shotgun sequence DNA segment above includes these coding regions:
- the LOC108837696 gene encoding uncharacterized protein LOC108837696; translation: MEVARCEENGLEETTHIVESVSWDDLERYAASKAGGSSERHHSWRSHHHHDSSRKDDESPGDLYELWRQEQNIIAARLDKELKSRWELDELIEEQLSRYQSHYFKSMVSTSLKDVSNLLMPTWIPPHELAAVSWLGDWRPTSILDILRILAAQNPNFSLSESSERVLSQFTREIRIEEAVIDEEYAEIQATCVLHLPFSPLCNAQSGEEALGSVQELFGNINKVLSKAQRLRYKVLELVMKKLLNQTDTAEFVVAFAGIQDAIHQFGEQKKLKKQYPTVSLKGSGSSSS
- the LOC108843716 gene encoding signal recognition particle subunit SRP54 3; the protein is MVLAELGGRITHAIHQMRNVTVIDEKAMNECLNEITRALLQSDVSFSLVKEMQTNIKKIVNLQHLAAGHNKRRIIEQAIFGELCKMLDPGKPAFAPKKAKPSIVMFVGLQGAGKTTTCTKYAYYHQKKGYKPGLVCADTYRAGAFDQLKQNATKAKIPFYGSYTESDPVKIAVEGVDRFKKEKCDLIIVDTSGRHKQEASLFEEMRQVAEATKPDLVIFVMDSSIGQAAFDQAQAFKQSVAVGAVIITKMDGHAKGGGALSAVAATKSPVIFIGTGEHMNQFEVFDVKPFVRRLLGMGDLSGLVDKLQDVVPKDQQAEYLEKISKGNFSMRMMYDQYQSCLNSGPLNQFYSMLPGMSAQMMPEGESESKIKRYMTVMDSMTNEELDSSNLKAFNESRIIRIARGSGRIVRDVMEVLEQYKRMTKLFSNVKGLKMLKNGDMSSNKSAQQLMSKVMSPQMLQQFGGMGGLQNLMSQMGANI